TTTCGAATGCGTTTAGTAAATGGGTACTTATAACAGTAATTGGAGGAGGGCCGCTGCTAAAAATAAAAGTATGCGCATCATGCGTGTTCAGCCCCGAAATACCTGGGTGCAATTGCCAAATTGTTGAGGGATTTTCCTTTAGAAATACCTTATCTAGATCCGCTTCCAACTGGTATGTATTCGTATTAATTACTTGGGACGCTTCCTCTTCGGCTAGTTGCCACGCTCCTCTGTAAAGGTACACTCGTGCTAGTACTGCTGTAGCTGTGCCTTTATTTGGCCGAATACGTTCTGCAGTACCATAACTGTCGTTTAATATGCTTTTAGATAGCATTAAGTCGGTTGTAATTTTATCATATACTTCGTCTTCGGACATTCTCGAAACGGTGCTGTTCTTTTTATAATCCGTTGTATCGATGTAAGGAATATCTCCAAATAGATTTAATAAATAAAAGTGAATAAATGCTCTAAGAAACAAGCCTTCTCCTTTTAAGATATTACGCTCCTCTGTGGGAATTGTGGTTGATTTTTCAAGACCTTCTAAAAGTGCGTTTATTGCATAAATTTGACTGTAACTGCTATTCCATAAAGAACTAACCATAGGATTTGAGGAGAGTACGGTATGATTGTAAAAGTCTTCTAAAGGCGCACTGGGACTTCCATAATAGGTTAATTCATCCGAATAGTTTCCCAGTCCATTCGAAAGGCCATCTTGGTTTCCAGAAAGTATGCCGTTTTCTCTTAGTTGTGAATAGCAATTTGAAAGTGCTGCATTTGCTGTTGTAACATCTTCGAACACTGCAGTACCAGTAAGCTGTGATTGTGGCAAATCTACCTCCGTAAAACTTTCGCAGCCATTCAGCCACAAGCAAAGGAGTACTATTAATGCTATTATTAGCATTGACTGTATTAATTTATAGTATTTCATATCGCAATATTTATTGATTTTTAAAAGCTAAGGTTTAGTCCAAAAGTAAATTGACGTAAAGGAGGGGAGTAGAAAGCGGATTGATTTTCAGGATCGGCACCTTTGTACTTGGTCCATGTGAGGAGGTTTTGTCCTTGTAAATAGATTTTTGCTGTCCCCCCTTTTGTAACTTCTTTTGGAATCGTATATGAAATACTGATGCTTTTCAATCGGATGTAGGAAGCATCACTTATGGTTGCGTTACTGTTGCTGTATAAAAAATAGGCATCCAATGCTGCTGCATTAGCTCCTGTTGTATATTGCTGAATTTCGGCATCGGTACCATTTTGTGGCCAGTGATTCAAAACCGCTTGTGGCTGATTGGAGAAATCTCCTATCCAAGAAGCCGTGTATAAGTAATTACGCCCTTTTTGTTTTACGCCCTGAAATAGAAAATCCAGTACCCAATTTTTATAGCTGAGTTGGTTGCCA
The Flavobacterium sp. WC2421 genome window above contains:
- a CDS encoding RagB/SusD family nutrient uptake outer membrane protein encodes the protein MKYYKLIQSMLIIALIVLLCLWLNGCESFTEVDLPQSQLTGTAVFEDVTTANAALSNCYSQLRENGILSGNQDGLSNGLGNYSDELTYYGSPSAPLEDFYNHTVLSSNPMVSSLWNSSYSQIYAINALLEGLEKSTTIPTEERNILKGEGLFLRAFIHFYLLNLFGDIPYIDTTDYKKNSTVSRMSEDEVYDKITTDLMLSKSILNDSYGTAERIRPNKGTATAVLARVYLYRGAWQLAEEEASQVINTNTYQLEADLDKVFLKENPSTIWQLHPGISGLNTHDAHTFIFSSGPPPITVISTHLLNAFETGDQRKQHWLGNVTDGTQTWYYSYKYKQIANTGSSQEFAIILRLEEQYLIRAEARAHQNNWIGALADLNLIRNRAGLADTAANTPQNVLLAIQQERRVELFTELGQRWFDLKRTEQADGILSPLKPGWKSTDKWLPIPQTELLLNKNLHQNPGY